In a single window of the Centropristis striata isolate RG_2023a ecotype Rhode Island chromosome 18, C.striata_1.0, whole genome shotgun sequence genome:
- the fam110c gene encoding protein FAM110C, producing the protein MDATSDTSKILEKGPEYLRKQMELESETKGGMSAVERLAASKTKYVKSQKVVNTTQEPVISLGSASVYSTGSSNWSLRGGVNIVTGSNSREATCGEQVNNSSGQVRRSSSKKRPDSLLIYRQNHKLLRGSANVRKRHIRRKKLSSVNKNDSFPEAADRESEEECNREKITTPEGRAKECSSHEVTSQSEGRKNGLAEQHSTENEDSGTKVTAVAKKFAGLLVVPELEGRSSKGVSRSHSDISSRYSKNFADFDAFFKYCGLGGEVIECLGKENFSAHSDERPSIIRSISISTSDDGFSRDSGDSDGLMEEKLQKKRRQGTSVIERNARIIKWLYSCKNAVETGKKLRDLD; encoded by the coding sequence ATGGATGCAACCAGTGACACATCAAAAATCCTGGAGAAGGGACCTGAATACCTTCGTAAGCAAATGGAACTGGAGAGTGAGACAAAAGGAGGCATGAGTGCTGTGGAGAGGCTCGCTGCAAGCAAAACTAAGTATGTCAAAAGCCAAAAGGTGGTGAACACAACTCAGGAGCCAGTGATCAGTCTTGGATCAGCCTCTGTGTATAGCACCGGGTCTTCCAACTGGAGCTTGAGAGGTGGCGTGAATATTGTCACGGGGAGTAACTCAAGAGAGGCAACATGTGGCGAGCAAGTCAACAACTCGTCAGGGCAGGTACGTCGGTCCAGTTCCAAAAAACGACCGGACTCTCTTCTGATTTACAGACAGAATCATAAGTTACTGAGAGGGTCAGCAAATGTCCGTAAACGCCATATAAGACGCAAAAAGCTCAGCTCTGTGAATAAAAATGATTCATTCCCTGAGGCGGCAGATAGGGAGAGTGAAGAGGAGTGCAACAGGGAAAAAATCACCACACCTGAGGGAAGGGCAAAGGAATGCAGCTCGCATGAAGTGACCTCTCAATCAGAGGGGAGGAAGAATGGGCTCGCAGAGCAACACAGCACAGAAAACGAGGATTCTGGGACAAAGGTTACAGCAGTTGCAAAGAAATTTGCTGGGCTCCTAGTGGTTCCTGAGTTGGAAGGGAGGTCCAGCAAAGGGGTCAGTCGTTCTCACTCCGACATCAGCTCCAGGTACTCCAAAAACTTTGCAGACTTTGATGCTTTTTTCAAGTACTGCGGGCTGGGCGGTGAGGTGATCGAGTGTTTGGGGAAGGAGAACTTCTCGGCACATTCGGATGAAAGACCATCGATCATTCGGAGCATCAGCATCTCCACATCGGACGACGGTTTCTCCAGGGACAGTGGTGACAGCGATGGACTAATGGAGGAAAAGTTACAGAAAAAGAGACGTCAAGGGACGTCAGTTATTGAGCGCAATGCAAGGATTATCAAATGGTTGTACAGCTGCAAAAATGCTGTAGAGACTGGAAAAAAGTTAAGAGACCTTGATTGA